One stretch of Oncorhynchus masou masou isolate Uvic2021 chromosome 9, UVic_Omas_1.1, whole genome shotgun sequence DNA includes these proteins:
- the LOC135546049 gene encoding layilin-like isoform X1: MDFIKLLGIVFAVFCQPGFTQFELNGQRICRRGTERPCYRINYFQDPRRRVTFNDASQACRTDGGEILSIETDNEQHLVERFIQQLQATDGDFWIGLHRSPRHRVTTIGCPSQYYWLDGSKARFRNWHWDEPSCGNEMCVVLYHQPSAPPDEGGRFMFQWNDENCNTKNNFVCKYSEEKLPVFTVAWNSIYTVAPIISLMPNLPSATVSDEKTKIGMSESSVTLSDNALYVSYILFATIPVLLLLLVATGVFCYKRAAKRRKSQTDSYPKQEQWGTISTVACNIQGPYAYQDITKLQPADLESMAPESIKKMSFCDSSLHTQCDDYENVSNKETVTESGFVTNGIYEACQDQGRHYLNETGWVENEIYE; encoded by the exons ATGGATTTTATTAAACTGCTCGGGATTGTTTTCGCTGTTTTCTGCCAACCAGGATTCACCCAATTTGAACTCAATG GCCAGAGGATCTGTCGACGTGGCACAGAGCGACCCTGCTACAGGATCAACTACTTCCAGGACCCACGGCGGAGGGTGACCTTCAATGATGCCAGCCAGGCCTGCAGAACGGATGGGGGGGAGATCCTCAGTATCGAGACTGACAATGAGCAGCACCTGGTAGAGAGGTTCATCCAGCAGTTGCAGGCCACTGATGGGGACTTCTGGATCGGGCTGCACAGAAGCCCACGCCACCGGGTGACTACCATAGGCTGCCCTTCGCAGTACTACTGGCTGGATGGCAGCAAGGCCAGATTCAG AAACTGGCATTGGGACGAGCCATCGTGTGGAAACGAGATGTGTGTGGTGCTGTACCACCAGCCCTCTGCCCCCCCTGACGAAGGCGGGCGCTTCATGTTCCAGTGGAACGATGAAAACTGCAACACCAAGAACAATTTCGTCTGCAAGTACTCTGAAG AAAAGTTGCCAGTGTTTACTGTGGCGTGGAATTCAATATACACAG TTGCCCCAATTATATCTCTAATGCCAAACCTCCCGTCAGCTACAgtgagtgatgagaaaacaaaaataggAATGTCTGAATCATCAG TAACTCTTTCGGATAATGCCTTATATGTCTCCTACATTCTATTTGCCACTATCCCcgttctactgctgctgcttgtGGCTACAGGAGTCTTCTGCTATAAACGGGCAGCCAAAAG GAGAAAGTCTCAAACAGACAGCTACCCTAAGCAAGAGCAATGGGGTACAATTTCTACAGTGGCCTGCAACATCCAAGGACCCTATGCTTACCAGGACATCACTAAGCTTCAACCAGCCGATCTGGAGAGCATGGCACCTGAATCAATCAAGAAGATGTCCTTCTGTGACTCCTCTCTTCATACCCAGTGTGATGATTACGAGAATGTTTCAAACaaggagacagtgacagagagtggCTTTGTGACAAATGGAATCTATGAGGCCTGCCAAGACCAGGGTCGGCACTATCTCAACGAGACTGGATGGGTGGAGAATGAGATCTATGAATAA
- the LOC135546049 gene encoding layilin-like isoform X2, with translation MDFIKLLGIVFAVFCQPGFTQFELNGQRICRRGTERPCYRINYFQDPRRRVTFNDASQACRTDGGEILSIETDNEQHLVERFIQQLQATDGDFWIGLHRSPRHRVTTIGCPSQYYWLDGSKARFRNWHWDEPSCGNEMCVVLYHQPSAPPDEGGRFMFQWNDENCNTKNNFVCKYSEEKLPVFTVAWNSIYTVAPIISLMPNLPSATVSDEKTKIGMSESSVTLSDNALYVSYILFATIPVLLLLLVATGVFCYKRAAKRKSQTDSYPKQEQWGTISTVACNIQGPYAYQDITKLQPADLESMAPESIKKMSFCDSSLHTQCDDYENVSNKETVTESGFVTNGIYEACQDQGRHYLNETGWVENEIYE, from the exons ATGGATTTTATTAAACTGCTCGGGATTGTTTTCGCTGTTTTCTGCCAACCAGGATTCACCCAATTTGAACTCAATG GCCAGAGGATCTGTCGACGTGGCACAGAGCGACCCTGCTACAGGATCAACTACTTCCAGGACCCACGGCGGAGGGTGACCTTCAATGATGCCAGCCAGGCCTGCAGAACGGATGGGGGGGAGATCCTCAGTATCGAGACTGACAATGAGCAGCACCTGGTAGAGAGGTTCATCCAGCAGTTGCAGGCCACTGATGGGGACTTCTGGATCGGGCTGCACAGAAGCCCACGCCACCGGGTGACTACCATAGGCTGCCCTTCGCAGTACTACTGGCTGGATGGCAGCAAGGCCAGATTCAG AAACTGGCATTGGGACGAGCCATCGTGTGGAAACGAGATGTGTGTGGTGCTGTACCACCAGCCCTCTGCCCCCCCTGACGAAGGCGGGCGCTTCATGTTCCAGTGGAACGATGAAAACTGCAACACCAAGAACAATTTCGTCTGCAAGTACTCTGAAG AAAAGTTGCCAGTGTTTACTGTGGCGTGGAATTCAATATACACAG TTGCCCCAATTATATCTCTAATGCCAAACCTCCCGTCAGCTACAgtgagtgatgagaaaacaaaaataggAATGTCTGAATCATCAG TAACTCTTTCGGATAATGCCTTATATGTCTCCTACATTCTATTTGCCACTATCCCcgttctactgctgctgcttgtGGCTACAGGAGTCTTCTGCTATAAACGGGCAGCCAAAAG AAAGTCTCAAACAGACAGCTACCCTAAGCAAGAGCAATGGGGTACAATTTCTACAGTGGCCTGCAACATCCAAGGACCCTATGCTTACCAGGACATCACTAAGCTTCAACCAGCCGATCTGGAGAGCATGGCACCTGAATCAATCAAGAAGATGTCCTTCTGTGACTCCTCTCTTCATACCCAGTGTGATGATTACGAGAATGTTTCAAACaaggagacagtgacagagagtggCTTTGTGACAAATGGAATCTATGAGGCCTGCCAAGACCAGGGTCGGCACTATCTCAACGAGACTGGATGGGTGGAGAATGAGATCTATGAATAA